One genomic segment of Leishmania major strain Friedlin complete genome, chromosome 8 includes these proteins:
- a CDS encoding putative ribose-phosphate pyrophosphokinase, with translation MLKTGKDLSQGQAFHRQLLSEYNTEITLDNYVSYFELKPIAKKIEHIRQALESTYHNRYAHRGVVEPSPTSTLTITEPLQVVPVQPCLYETSVAVTPTTQRDDKEFPASPVCGTPVRRQQHITTTMFTDPLSPLFFETPGFQALKETDKELATLIQSRVQLQECFFEKLHESYVRVKRYLIKLERDFVNAVAELRTFNEDHIRNELPRNYIPSLYLKLEVIVKYRAVNLKAFRKILKKFQERCACDSLELLQRVVNIDRLIYASNISQPSIDFRSAALDLIVVYGTVFRLTYEQAVRHMKRYENRTGVNAQRILPNSQTFFVADAFPHHERPGTFAVRVLSGTCSLFCEKMITEVLQCPRFPGNSCGRFANGEVSVNLQAPVRGDDVFVVQSMVALESENLSNAGALMELALLVHSAQLAAAARITAVIPYLAYTSNVASISAVAEMIELVGCHHVITVDMHSDQVEGMFSIPIESASAMYEFVRYISNLLESEGNTFENITVVAPSGEFLGRAKEYADALMRYNNLDSATQFVSVCTAVRRVETQPLACTTRANRHNYEIPRVMAESRRCIGLSSSGEVAHECKLQQQQHGPVAPSAEVGTPSSSTAASVATSHINVNTPIDAQGKQYPHSPATPHAADAVMSELVAIVGSESQAVSFSTHSHYATAHGGTHNLLLQRHGEPDMLRSSSTLGIEKALRQQEEGPQALIMRKETASNEYKKYVLVGDVKDRLCIIIESVIDEAINITNVARCLQEHGAERIILVATHAVMSGKAIHLLVESPIELVLVTDSVNQDELMKNPALARKLRVVPIAPLLARAIEKIHTENTLATLFDKS, from the coding sequence ATGCTGAAGACCGGCAAGGATCTCTCCCAGGGCCAGGCCTTCCACCGGCAGCTGCTCAGCGAGTACAACACGGAGATCACGTTGGACAACTACGTCTCCTACTTTGAGCTGAAGCCGATTGCAAAAAAGATCGAGCACATCCGGCAAGCGTTGGAGTCCACGTACCATAACCGGTACGCCcaccgcggcgtcgttgagccatcgccgacgtcgacgctGACGATTACGGAAccgctgcaggtggtgcCCGTGCAGCCCTGCCTGTACGAGACGTCCGTCGCCGTCACGCCGACGACCCAGCGCGATGACAAGGAGTTTCCCGCCTCGCCCGTCTGCGGCACACCGgtgaggcggcagcagcacatcacCACCACGATGTTCACCGACCCGCTCTCGCCACTCTTCTTCGAGACCCCCGGCTTTCAGGCGCTGAAGGAGACGGACAAGGAGCTGGCAACCCTTATCCAGAGCCGCGTCCAGCTGCAGGAGTGTTTCTTCGAGAAGCTGCATGAATCGTACGTGCGCGTCAAGCGCTACCTCATCAAACTCGAGCGCGACTTTGTGAACGCTGTTGCGGAGCTACGCACTTTCAACGAGGACCACATCCGCAACGAGCTCCCGCGCAACTACATCCCGTCGCTCTACCTGAAGCTTGAAGTCATAGTCAAGTACCGCGCCGTCAACCTGAAAGCGTTCCGAAAGATTCTGAAGAAGTTCCAGGAGCGGTGCGCCTGCGACAgcctcgagctgctgcagcgtgtcgtGAACATTGACCGGCTCATCTACGCGAGCAACATCTCACAGCCCTCCATCGActtccgcagcgcggcgctcgaTCTGATTGTGGTGTACGGCACCGTCTTCCGACTCACGTATGAGCAGGCCGTCCGCCACATGAAGCGGTACGAGAACCGCACTGGCGTCAACGCGCAGCGTATCCTGCCTAACAGCCAGACCTTCTTCGTCGCGGATGCCTTTCCGCACCACGAGCGCCCGGGCACGTTTGCGGTGCGAGTGCTGTCCGGCACGTGCAGCCTCTTCTGCGAGAAGATGAtcacggaggtgctgcagtgccCTCGCTTTCCCGGCAACAGCTGCGGACGCTTTGCGAACGGCGAGGTCAGCGTGAACCTGCAGGCCCCTGTCCGTGGCGATGACGTCTTCGTCGTGCAGTCCATGGTCGCTCTCGAGTCGGAAAACCTCAGCAACGCGGGggcgctgatggagctggcgctgctaGTCCACTCGGCGcagctcgcggcggcggcgcgcattACGGCCGTTATTCCGTACCTCGCGTACACGAGCAACGTCGCCTCCATCTCGGCCGTGGCGGAGATGATTGAGTTGGTCGGCTGCCACCACGTCATCACGGTGGACATGCACAGCGACCAGGTGGAGGGCATGTTCTCCATCCCGATAGAGAGCGCCTCTGCCATGTACGAATTTGTGCGCTACATCTCGAATCTATTGGAAAGCGAGGGGAACACCTTCGAGAACATCACGGTCGTCGCCCCAAGCGGCGAGTTTCTCGGTCGTGCGAAGGAGTACGCGGATGCGCTCATGCGCTACAACAACCTCGACAGCGCCACGCAGTTCGTGTCGGTGTGcacagcggtgcggcgggtAGAGACGCAGCCGTTGGCGTGCACCACTCGGGCCAACCGCCACAACTACGAGATTCCACGCGTGATGGCAGaaagccgccgctgcatcggccTTTCCTCGTCTggggaggtggcgcacgaGTGCAagctgcagcaacagcagcacgggccAGTGGCGCCGAGCGCGGAGGTGGGTAcaccaagcagcagcaccgctgcaagCGTGGCGACAAGCCACATCAACGTTAACACCCCCATTGATGCCCAGGGGAAACAGTACCCGCATAGCCCTGCTACGCCGCACGCGGCGGATGCGGTGATGTCGGAGCTAGTCGCCATCGTTGGCAGCGAATCACAGGCCGTGAGTTTCAGCACGCACAGCCACTACGCCACCGCACACGGCGGCACCCACAacctgctcctgcagcgccacggcgaGCCGGACATGctacgcagcagcagcactctTGGTATCGAGAAGGCCCTTCGACAACAGGAAGAGGGCCCTCAGGCGCTCATCATGCGTAAGGAGACAGCGAGCAATGAATACAAGAAATacgtcctcgtcggcgatGTCAAGGACCGCCTGTGCATCATCATTGAGAGTGTGATCGACGAGGCTATTAACATTACGAACGTGGCGCGCTGCCTTCAAGAGCACGGCGCAGAGCGCATCATCCTCGTCGCGACGCACGCGGTCATGTCCGGTAAGGCAATCCATCTACTCGTCGAGTCGCCCATTGAGCTGGTCTTGGTTACGGATAGCGTGAATCAGGACGAGCTCATGAAGAacccggcgctggcgcgcaaGCTGCGCGTCGTGCCGATCGCGCCATTACTCGCGCGCGCGATCGAGAAGATTCACACGGAGAACACGCTCGCGACACTTTTCGACAAGTCCTAG
- a CDS encoding putative protein kinase produces MVVYNTTHNSRYRLLQRIGMGAFSSVYLVQHKTTGKQYALKYILCKGDRERLAALRECEVIYSLQGHPQVIRIVDMFMSYQFQRASPSPAVAGSPTAVTTNSACKEQASGQQGLRSFPDVPSSAPAATAAALAPSAIAKPALAPASAAPATTNTVSVAGRFKGLDDAAMTKTAMDSSTESRAAAHGEDDNGHVDDSCVDSHRYSEGRRRGSCPRVRPSFERVACAAYMANADHVSDVENEESAYSEHQQPQQQGKQSMRAPSGCCPRPLPYSVQHTSQSSSCVPAQLGAAAGGGAQGCGHVPLQSAHHASTTALATASAARAAATGALSPPRNKAHADQPHLCCHATDVPDAVVHDESDATLSRSSEAGQEPGTLEDYDSGDGVHSGSDSRRIAEHGQSATVERAKPAVPSRRALSEDRGSDGADDGHADIDAGREERWTELRGGADADVKRSRKGSDARSGATSSSGADEEPVQPIHRVFVPPPYMHPPFKGMAAAPRSCSICSNNIVSYTGTGNGVASVLQPQNRSYATGGGSPTAHHLYSVFPTAAASGALAVVAPATANCSAAPAPVRRIPERPDVASLPATASPPPFAAASASLTSSSPSAAESLRHAAGSLVTTSTLLPHHQQQQQPQPTPSSVTSYAPARAAVSSADVKSAATGAPAVQVPIRYKDFVLSPTTVTAHAAAPWTPVPATQASALVHGQVHRKSADHGGSPAPPPCAAAARAGSGAAGAGAIGLAVDRPTGESVNPYLERARGRQPVPPPRTSYAPGGGVRYNSLAVAYAAAPTTLQAATKGLPAQSSSPSSSLTLSASGTGVSAFDDRKAGAGQGWHFEVTGAVSSSQDSDASMPAPQAARLTASRSLPSTAPAVATVVRNTYAPLRYGNVVQSNAASPATSSMASSSLVPPPSPSLQKQLPQPPSAACPAAATAADSDRLSVFGVLRTARAGQQGEREDWDESKPGVSASWPAKDAGLVSTQAPPLLPLPGLARQASGAYFLRSVGRVNGAGAVPRTAAPRALYEEGRPPAAAAAQDDAPSSTKPLYTNLGVLLADPSMPADPATVTTMHLLRTGVQPPSPRHPRSNSYAGGDADRKQQRGYGNVGSTGAAPSPVRYANAGNPNLWSTYNAGASPASAASAAAVSVLTGLSSRIGAKTPTAAGAGESDTNDGKSSKTTRTNSSSSPLQDAYDTGYLCLVMEHHPMGDLCRYALRAQHELETRRHRQQQSESQALARSSLMGMGILQPITSQNRTCASERSSAQQPQAPAKNATEGDGGGAGAEAGEPTSLLSLRPLSLTHGWAAGSAAAASSLLAAAADATWTVKMPMSRTDLHPALSAGVGGRGNTSGSHTAGVTDGDERASNFDARRAVSVAVDPTSDKPLTEAQLLSIAYQLASVLDHMHQQNPPIVHRDLKPENILIKGALADYLDLPLSAFLASTSSTVRCGGKDDALDTSSVPSMTPPFTTPAAVIDAAASSLAPLPPIRITRAVVPIVLTDFGLAILQDTHGRPHGSRGGGTRPYIAPESWKGGTCTASDVWSLGCVLYALATCRLVAGDVRIMSQEAKRDGFASRMLKDIIAHKYSLAFASFVVSLLVVDPAKRPTAAQAARCFCVADGDICFDLSSPFFSNVLDL; encoded by the coding sequence ATGGTGGTGTACAACACGACGCACAACTCGCGCTaccgcctcctgcagcgcattGGCATGGGTGCCTTCTCCTCTGTCTATCTGGTGCAGCACAAGACGACGGGCAAGCAGTACGCGCTCAAGTACATCCTGTGCAAGGGCGACCGCGAGCgactggcggcgctgcgcgagtgcGAGGTGATCTACAGCCTGCAAGGGCACCCGCAGGTGATCCGTATTGTGGACATGTTTATGAGCTACCAGTTCCAACgtgcatcgccgtcgcccgccgtcgccggctcTCCTACCGCAGTCACGACGAACTCGGCATGTAAAGAGCAGGCGTCTGGCCAGCAGGGCTTACGGTCGTTTCCTGACGTCCCATCAAgcgcgccggcagcaaccgccgccgccctcgcacCCTCCGCGATCGCCaagccggcgctggcgccggcctctgccgcgccggcgacCACGAACACCGTGTCGGTCGCGGGGCGGTTTAAGGGactcgacgacgccgcgaTGACGAAGACGGCGATGGACAGCTCGACCGAGtcccgcgcagcagcgcacggcgaGGATGACAATGGTCATGTAGATGACAGCTGCGTGGACAGTCACAGGTATAGCGaggggcgccggcgcggcagctgtcCGCGCGTGCGCCCCTCCTTCGAAAGAGTAGCCTGTGCTGCTTACATGGCCAACGCCGACCATGTCAGCGACGTGGAAAATGAAGAGAGTGCCTACAgcgagcaccagcagccacagcaacaAGGCAAGCAGTCCATGCGCGCGCCCTCCGGGTGCTGCCCACGTCCGCTTCCGTACAGCGTGCAGCACACGAGTCAAAGTAGCAGCTGCGTACCGGCGCAGCTGGGTGCGGCCGCCGGTGGAGGTGCGCAGGGGTGCGGGCACGTACCCTTGCAGTCTGCTCATCATGCATCGACTACAGCGctcgccacggcgtcggcggctcgtgctgccgccaccggtgcATTGTCTCCACCTCGTAACAAGGCGCACGCCGACCAGCCCCACTTGTGCTGTCACGCGACCGACGTGCCAGATGCGGTCGTACATGACGAGAGCGACGCTACGCTGAGTCGAAGCAGCGAAGCCGGTCAGGAGCCTGGCACCCTTGAGGACTACGATAGCGGCGATGGTGTTCACAGCGGGAGTGACAGCAGGAGAATAGCGGAACACGGGCAGAGCGCAACAGTAGAAAGGGCCAAGCCAGCCGTGCCGTCGCGCAGGGCGTTGTCGGAGGACCGCGGCTCGGACGGGGCGGACGACGGCCATGCTGATATCGATGCAGGCAGAGAGGAGCGGTGGACAGAActgcgcggtggtgccgacgCCGATGTAAAGCGCAGCCGCAAAGGCAGCGATGCGCGCTCCGGTGCGACCAGCTCCAGCGGTGCGGACGAAGAGCCCGTCCAGCCGATCCACCGCGTTttcgtgccgccgccgtacaTGCACCCACCGTTCAAGGGaatggctgctgcgccgagaagctgcagcatctGCAGCAACAACATCGTGAGCTACACAGGCACCGGCAATGGTGTCGCCTCGGTGTTGCAGCCGCAGAACCGGAGCTATGCGACAGGTGGGGGAAGCCCCACCGCGCACCACCTGTACTCCGTCTTTCcgaccgccgcagccagCGGAGCACTGGCAGTCGTGgcaccagcgacggcgaactgcagcgctgcgcccGCTCCGGTGCGGCGCATCCCTGAAAGACCGGACGTCGCGTCGCTGCCAGCAACCGCATCTCCCCCACCCTTCGCCGCAGCTTCCGCCTCGCTCACGTCCTCGTCTCCGTCGGCGGCCGAGAGCCTGCGTCACGCAGCCGGTAGCCTTGTCACCACGTCCACCCTTCTTCCgcatcaccagcagcagcagcaaccgcaaCCCACACCGTCGTCTGTGACCTCGTACGCCCCTGCTCGTGCTGCCGTCTCATCTGCAGACGTCAAGAGCGCTGCGACCGGTGCGCCTGCGGTGCAAGTCCCGATCCGGTACAAGGACTTTGTGCTGTCGcccaccaccgtcaccgcaCATGCCGCCGCACCGTGGACACCGGTGCCAGCGACGCAGGCAAGCGCCCTTGTACATGGGCAGGTGCACCGGAAGTCGGCCGACCACGGTGGGAgtcccgctccgccgccatgcgccgccgccgcgagggcAGGCTCAGGAGCTGCGGGAGCTGGTGCCATTGGGCTGGCAGTGGATCGCCCAACTGGTGAAAGCGTGAACCCCTACCTAGAGCGTGCCCGCGGCCGCCaaccggtgccgccgccgcgcacgtcgTACGCACCAGGTGGCGGGGTGCGCTACAACAGCCTCGCTGTGGCGTATGCCGCGGCTCCGACAACGTTGCAGGCCGCGACGAAGGGGTTGCCCGCTCAGTCTAGCAGCCCCTCCTCTTCACTGACGCTGAGCGCAAGTGGCACTGGCGTCAGTGCCTTCGACGACCGTAAGGCGGGTGCAGGACAAGGATGGCACTTCGAGGTAACGGGCGCGGTCAGCAGCTCACAGGACTCAGACGCATCGATGCCCGCGCCCCAGGCCGCACGCCTCACCGCTTCACGGTCTCTGCCGAGTACTGccccggcggtggcgacggtggtgcgcaaCACGTACGCGCCGCTTCGGTACGGCAACGTGGTGCAGTCCAATGCAGCGTCACCGGCCACGTCTAGCATGGCAAGCTCCTCTCTcgtgccgccaccgtcacctTCACTGCagaagcagctgccgcaACCACCTTCAGCGGCttgccctgctgctgcaacggcggcggaCAGTGACCGTCTCAGCGTGTTTGGCGTCCTTCGGACGGCACGTGCGGGTCAGCAGGGAGAGCGTGAGGACTGGGATGAGAGCAAGCCTGGCGTGAGCGCGTCGTGGCCCGCAAAAGACGCTGGGTTGGTGTCAACGCaagcaccaccgctgcttcCGCTACCCGGTCTGGCGAGGCAGGCCAGTGGCGCGTACTTCCTTCGGTCGGTTGGTCGCGTGaacggcgctggcgccgtgccgcgcacggcagcgccccGCGCTCTGTACGAGGAGGGGCGACcgcccgcggcggccgcggctcAGGATGACGCCCCATCCTCTACAAAGCCTCTGTACACGAACCTCGGTGTTCTTCTCGCCGACCCCAGCATGCCAGCCGACCCCGCGACCGTCACGACAATGCACCTGCTCCGCACTGGCGTGCAACCACCATCGCCGCGGCACCCCCGATCGAACTCCTACGCCGGCGGTGATGCCGAcaggaagcagcagcgcggctaTGGCAACGTCGGATCAACTGGCGCGGCACCCTCTCCAGTGCGGTACGCCAACGCTGGGAACCCAAACCTGTGGAGCACGTACAACGCGGGTGCGTCCCCGGCGAGCgcagcgtctgctgctgccgtctccGTGCTGACGGGCCTGTCGTCCAGGATCGGTGCGAAGACCCCCacagccgccggcgccggggAGAGTGACACGAACGACGGCAAGAGCAGCAAGACGACACGTacgaacagcagcagcagtcccCTGCAAGATGCCTACGACACCGGCTATCTGTGCCTCGTAATGGAGCACCACCCTATGGGCGACCTCTGCCGgtacgcgctgcgcgccCAGCATGAACTGGAGacgcggcgccaccgccagcagcagtccGAGTCGCAGGCACTGGCACGCAGCAGTTTGATGGGCATGGGCATCTTGCAGCCTATCACGTCGCAAAACAGGACGTGTGCGTCCGAGCGAAGCTCTGCTCAGCAGCCGCAAGCCCCCGCGAAGAACGCGACcgagggcgacggcggtggcgccggggCAGAGGCAGGGGAGCCGACCTCACTGCTTTCTCTTCGCCCATTATCGCTCACGCATGGCTGGGCAGCGGggtcagcagcggcggcctcgtCTCTGCtagcggccgccgcagatGCCACCTGGACGGTGAAGATGCCTATGAGTCGAACGGACCTCCACCCGGCGCTCTCGGCCGGAGTCGGCGGTCGTGGTAACACCTCTGGAAGCCATACCGCCGGCGTCACCGACGGTGACGAGCGCGCCAGCAACTTCGACGCCCGGCGAGCAGTCTCTGTTGCGGTCGATCCCACAAGTGACAAACCCCTCaccgaggcgcagctgctgtccaTCGCGTATCAGCTGGCCTCGGTGCTCGATCACATGCATCAGCAGAACCCGCCCATCGTTCACCGTGACTTGAAGCCCGAGAACATTCTCATCAAAGGTGCGCTCGCCGACTACCTCGACCTGCCTCTCTCCGCCTTTTTGgcgagcaccagcagcaccgtgcgctgcggtggcaaGGACGATGCCTTGGACACGTCCTCTGTGCCTTCGATGACGCCGCCCTTCACAACCCCGGCGGCAGTcatcgatgccgccgccagctcgttggcgccgctgccgccgatcCGAATCACGCGCGCGGTGGTGCCCATTGTTCTCACCGATTTTGGTCTTGCAATCCTACAAGACACCCACGGCCGcccgcacggcagccgcggcggtggcacccGCCCGTACATCGCACCAGAGAGCTGGAAGGGCGGCACGTGCACGGCTAGTGACGTGTGGAGCCTCGGCTGTGTGCTGTATGCACTCGCCACGTGCCGTCTCGTTGCCGGGGACGTTCGCATCATGTCGCAGGAGGCGAAGCGGGACGGGTTTGCCTCGCGCATGCTGAAAGACATTATCGCCCACAAGTACTCCCTGGCCTTTGCGAGTTTCGTCGTGTCGCTGCTTGTCGTCGATCCGGCGAAGcggccgacggcggcgcaggcggcgcggtGCTTCTGCGTCGCAGACGGCGACATCTGTTTTGACCTCAGCAGCCCATTCTTCAGCAACGTGCTCGATCTCTAG